From Xyrauchen texanus isolate HMW12.3.18 chromosome 9, RBS_HiC_50CHRs, whole genome shotgun sequence, the proteins below share one genomic window:
- the LOC127648604 gene encoding LOW QUALITY PROTEIN: coatomer subunit beta'-like (The sequence of the model RefSeq protein was modified relative to this genomic sequence to represent the inferred CDS: deleted 1 base in 1 codon), with product MPLRLDIKRKLTARSDRVKSVDLHPTEPWMLASLYNGSVCVWNHETQTLVKTFEVCDLPVRAAKFVARKNWVITGADDMQIRAFNYNTLERVHMFEAHSDYIRCIAVHPTQPYILTSSDDMLIKLWDWDKKWSCSQVFEGHTHYVMQIVINPKDNNQFASASLDRTIKVWQLGSSSPNFTLEGHDKGVNCIDYYSGGDKPYLISGADDRQVKIWDYQNKTCVQTLEGHAQNVSCVNFHPELPIIITGSEDGTVRIWHSSTYRLESTLNYGMERVWCVSGLRGSNNVALGYDEGSIIIKLGREEPAMSMDTSGKIIWAKHSEIQQANLKAMGDAEIKDGERLPLAVKDMGSCEIYPQTIQHNPNGRFVVVCGDGEYIIYTAMALRNKSFGSAQEFVWAHDSSEYAIRESSSVVKIFKNFKEKKSFKPDFGAEGIYGGFLLGVRSVNGLAFYDWENTELIRRIEIQPKHIFWSDSGELVCIATEESFFILRYMSEKVAASQETNEGVTEDGIEDALEVLGEIQEVVKTGLWVGDCFIYTSSVNRLNYFVGGEIVTIAHLDRTMYLLGYIPKDDRLYLGDKELNIVSYSLLVSVLEYQTAVMRRDFGMADKVLPTIPKEQRTRVAHFLEKQGFKQQALAVSTDPEHRFELALQLGELKIAYQLAVEAESEQKWKQLAELAISKCQFGLAQECLHHAQDYGGLLLLATASGNASMVAKLAEGAERDGKNNVAFMTYFLQGKLDKCLELLISTNRLPEAAFLARTYLPSQVSRVVKLWRESLSRVNQKAAESLADPTEYENLFPGLKEAFVAEQYLRETCLGQTRPASDYPLITPNEERNVLEEASGYVPKGIIPTPTLQVKDTEEAPADVGILAPVVAAVSAPEVAAVSSCPAESQPAQKVEEKTEEEPSKVSAAEQKIIDELEDDLDNMELDDIDTTDVNLDDDFLDD from the exons ATG CCTCTCAGGCTGGACATCAAGCGCAAGCTCACGGCTCGATCTGACCGTGTCAAAAGCGTAGACCTTCATCCAACTGAACCATGGATGCTGGCCAGTCTGTACAATGGCAGCGTCTGTGTGTGGAACCACGAAACACAA ACATTGGTTAAGACGTTTGAAGTCTGTGACCTGCCAGTAAGGGCTGCCAAGTTTGTTGCCAGGAAAAATTGGGTCATAACCGGTGCA GATGACATGCAGATTCGCGCTTTCAACTATAACACGCTAGAGCGAGTGCACATGTTTGAGGCTCACTCAGATTACATTCGCTGCATTGCTGTACACCCCACCCAGCCCTACATCCTCACAAGCAGTG ATGACATGCTGATAAAGCTGTGGGACTGGGACAAGAAATGGTCTTGCAGTCAGGTGTTTGAGGGCCACACACACTACGTCATGCAGATTGTCATCAACCCCAAAGACAACAACCAGTTTGCAAGTGCATCGCTGGACAGAACCATCAAG GTTTGGCAgctgggctcctcctcccctaACTTCACTCTTGAGGGCCATGATAAGGGAGTGAACTGCATTGATTATTACAGTGGAGGAGATAAACCTTACCTCATATCAGGAGCTGATGACAGACAGGTCAAGATTTGGGACTATCAG AATAAAACATGTGTACAGACTCTTGAGGGTCATGCCCAGAATGTGTCCTGTGTAAACTTCCACCCAGAACTGCCAATCATTATCACCGGATCAGAGGATG GCACAGTTCGTATCTGGCATTCTAGCACCTATCGTCTTGAAAGCACTCTAAACTACGGTATGGAGCGT GTGTGGTGTGTGTCCGGACTGCGGGGCTCCAACAATGTGGCATTGGGCTATGACGAAGGCAGCATCATTATTAAG CTTGGTCGTGAGGAACCAGCCATGTCAATGGATACCAGTGGAAAGATCATCTGGGCCAAGCATTCAGAGATTCAGCAGGCTAACCTCAAAGCCATGGGAGATGCTGAGATTAAGGATGGAGAGAGGCTGCCACTCGCAGTGAAGGACATGGGCAGCTGTGAGATCTACCCTCAAACTATCCAGCACAATCCTAATGGCAG GTTTGTGGTGGTTTGTGGTGATGGAGAGTACATCATATACACTGCAATGGCTCTGAGGAACAAGAGCTTTGGATCAGCACAGGAGTTTGTGTGGGCCCATGACTCATCTGA gtATGCAATTCGGGAAAGCAGCAGTGTGGTGAAGATCTTCAAAAACTTCAAGGAGAAAAAGTCTTTTAAGCCAGACTTTGGAGCAGAAG GTATCTATGGTGGTTTTCTGCTTGGTGTCCGATCAGTTAATGGTTTGGCTTTCTATGACTGGGAGAATACAGAGCTGATTCGTCGCATTGAGATCCAGCCCAAACAT ATTTTTTGGTCAGACTCTGGAGAGCTGGTGTGCATTGCCACAGAGGAGTCTTTTTTCATCCTGCGCTATATGTCAGAGAAAGTGGCTGCATCACAGGAGACTAATGAGGGAGTTACTGAAGATGGCATTGAAGATGCTCTTGAG gtcctGGGAGAGATTCAAGAGGTGGTAAAGACAGGTCTGTGGGTTGGAGATTGTTTCATATACACCAGCTCAGTCAACCGACTCAACTACTTTGTTGGAGGAGAGATTGTCACTATTGCTCATCTTGACCG AACCATGTACCTTCTGGGATACATTCCCAAAGACGATCGTCTTTACTTGGGTGATAAGGAGCTGAATATTGTCAGTTACTCTCTTCTGGTGTCTGTGCTGGAGTACCAAACAGCTGTCATGCGCAGAGACTTCGGCATGGCAGATAAAGTGTTGCCCACTATCCCAAAAGAACAGAGGACCAGAGTTGCCCACTTCCTGGAAAAACAG GGGTTCAAGCAACAGGCTCTGGCCGTGTCCACTGATCCAGAGCACAGGTTTGAGCTGGCGCTACAGTTAGGAGAGCTGAAGATTGCCTACCAGCTTGCAGTAGAAGCTGAG TCAGAACAGAAATGGAAGCAGTTGGCAGAGTTGGCCATCAGCAAGTGTCAATTTGGCTTGGCACAGGAGTGCCTTCATCATGCGCAGGACTACGGAGGACTGCTTCTGCTGGCCACTGCATCTGGCAACGCTTCTATGGTTGCCAAGCTTGCAGAGGGGGCGGAGCGTGATGGCAAAAACAATGTCGCCTTCATGACCTACTTCCTGCAGGGAAA ACTGGACAAATGTTTGGAACTTCTAATCAGTACCAATCGTCTACCAGAAGCAGCCTTTCTTGCCCGCACATATCTGCCCAGCCAAGTATCTAG GGTGGTTAAGCTGTGGAGAGAGAGCTTGTCCAGAGTAAATCAGAAAGCAGCCGAGTCTCTGGCAGACCCCACAGAGTATGAGAACCTGTTCCCTGGCCTTAAAGAGGCCTTTGTGGCAGAGCAGTACCTTAGAGAGACCTGTCTCGGCCAAACCAGACCTGCCTCTGACTACCCATTGATCACG CCCAATGAAGAAAGGAACGTGCTGGAGGAAGCCAGTGGTTATGTACCCAAAGGCATCATCCCCACTCCCACACTA CAGGTGAAGGACACAGAGGAAGCCCCAGCAGATGTGGGTATTTTAGCTCCGGTTGTTGCAGCTGTCTCAGCTCCAGAGGTTGCAGCTGTCTCTTCCTGTCCTGCAGAATCCCAGCCTGCTCAGAAGGTTGAGGAGAAGACAGAAGAAGAGCCTTCCAAGGTTTCAGCAGCAGAACAGAAG ATTATTGATGAACTTGAGGATGATTTGGATAACATGGAGCTGGATGACATCGATACCACAGACGTTAATCTGGATGATGACTTCTTAGACGACTAA